A region from the Bacteroidota bacterium genome encodes:
- the atpG gene encoding ATP synthase F1 subunit gamma translates to MATLREIRGRIVGVKKTQKITKAMKMVAAAKFRRAQRNVVQARPYAAKMKQLLNHLHTNPEASSHPLIQPRNVNAVALVIVTSDRGFCGAFNSNLVKTAERLINANYKALHEQGKVRLFCIGKKGTDYFSKRGHSIAGKYIGVYSNLVFGEAKKIAREVIDGYTKGEFDRVDIICNVFKSAAQQTTVTEQFLPIPAGAFDGDGADFVDYIYEPSDTDIVNALIPKHLNFQLWRLLLESNAAEEGARMTAMENATTNANELIRYLQLSYNKARQAAITSELLEIVGGAEALKKAG, encoded by the coding sequence ATGGCAACGCTACGCGAGATACGCGGACGCATTGTCGGCGTCAAGAAAACGCAGAAGATCACCAAGGCAATGAAGATGGTCGCAGCAGCGAAATTCCGGCGCGCCCAGCGCAACGTTGTTCAGGCGCGGCCCTACGCTGCAAAAATGAAACAGTTGCTGAACCACCTTCACACAAATCCCGAGGCTTCGTCACACCCGCTCATTCAGCCCCGGAACGTTAATGCGGTGGCATTGGTCATCGTCACGTCCGATCGGGGCTTTTGCGGCGCGTTCAATTCCAATCTCGTCAAAACCGCCGAGCGGCTCATCAACGCAAACTACAAGGCGCTGCATGAGCAGGGAAAGGTCAGACTCTTCTGCATCGGAAAGAAAGGGACCGACTATTTCTCCAAACGCGGACATTCCATTGCGGGCAAATACATCGGAGTGTACAGCAATCTTGTGTTCGGCGAAGCAAAAAAAATCGCAAGAGAGGTAATCGACGGTTACACGAAGGGCGAGTTCGACCGTGTCGATATCATCTGCAACGTCTTCAAATCCGCAGCACAGCAAACAACTGTGACCGAGCAATTCCTGCCGATTCCCGCGGGCGCGTTTGATGGAGATGGTGCTGATTTCGTTGACTATATCTACGAGCCTTCGGACACCGACATTGTCAATGCGTTGATTCCGAAACATCTGAACTTCCAGTTGTGGCGTCTGTTGCTCGAAAGCAATGCTGCCGAGGAAGGTGCACGCATGACTGCGATGGAGAACGCAACAACAAACGCGAACGAACTGATCAGATATCTGCAACTCTCATACAACAAAGCACGGCAGGCTGCAATTACCAGCGAGTTGTTGG
- the atpA gene encoding F0F1 ATP synthase subunit alpha, producing the protein MMAEVRPEEVSAILRKQLAGFEKETDVYEVGTVLQIGDGVARVYGLSKAVMSELVEFPHGVFGMVLNLEEDNVGCILFGESSEIKEGDVVKRTGRVASIPVGEGMLGRVINSLGQPIDDRGPIKTDKLMHMERKALGVIDRAPVKEPLQTGVKAVDGMIPIGRGQRELIIGDRQTGKTAIAIDTIINQKFTHTEQAKEIGVKPVYCIYVAVGQKSSTVAQVVDKLEQEGAMTYTTVIAATATDPAPMQFIAPYSGATLGEFFRDSGRHALVVYDDLSKQAQAYRQVSLLLRRPPGREAYPGDIFYLHSRLLERASKLNDSLGGGSLTALPVIETQAGDVSAYIPTNVISITDGQIYLEPNMFNAGIRPAINVGISVSRVGGNAQIKAMKKVAGRLRLDLAQYRELEAFAKFGSDLDKATMQQLRRGSRLVELLKQGQYVPMAVEKQVVSIYAGTNGYLDEIPLEHVQRYEKELLEVMELRHADLLAGIAEKKDLTDDIVAKLKAVLQEFTNSFKVSVKV; encoded by the coding sequence AAGCAGCTTGCAGGCTTCGAGAAAGAAACTGATGTGTACGAAGTCGGCACCGTGCTGCAAATCGGAGACGGCGTTGCGCGTGTGTACGGACTCTCGAAGGCCGTCATGAGCGAGCTTGTCGAGTTTCCACACGGCGTGTTCGGCATGGTGCTGAATCTTGAAGAGGACAATGTTGGCTGTATTCTTTTCGGCGAAAGCAGCGAAATCAAAGAGGGTGATGTCGTAAAGCGGACCGGTCGTGTCGCTTCGATACCGGTCGGAGAGGGAATGCTTGGACGCGTTATCAACTCTCTGGGGCAGCCGATTGACGATCGGGGTCCGATCAAAACAGACAAGTTGATGCATATGGAGCGCAAGGCGCTTGGCGTCATTGACCGCGCCCCCGTGAAAGAACCGCTGCAAACCGGCGTCAAAGCGGTTGACGGCATGATTCCCATCGGGCGAGGACAGCGTGAGTTGATTATCGGCGACCGGCAAACCGGGAAAACCGCGATTGCGATCGACACCATCATAAATCAGAAGTTCACACACACCGAGCAGGCGAAGGAAATCGGCGTCAAGCCGGTGTATTGTATTTATGTGGCAGTCGGGCAGAAAAGTTCGACGGTTGCGCAGGTGGTCGACAAGCTCGAGCAGGAAGGGGCAATGACATATACGACGGTCATCGCAGCAACAGCTACCGACCCTGCGCCCATGCAGTTCATCGCTCCGTATTCCGGGGCAACGCTCGGGGAATTCTTTCGCGACAGCGGCCGTCACGCGCTTGTCGTGTATGACGATCTTTCAAAACAAGCACAGGCATACAGGCAGGTTTCGCTTCTGCTGCGCCGCCCCCCGGGGCGTGAAGCATATCCCGGTGATATCTTCTATCTTCACTCCCGTTTGCTCGAACGCGCGTCGAAGCTAAACGACTCGCTCGGCGGAGGCAGCTTAACCGCTCTTCCCGTTATCGAAACGCAGGCGGGCGACGTGTCGGCATACATTCCCACAAACGTCATCTCCATTACCGACGGCCAGATTTATCTCGAGCCGAACATGTTCAATGCGGGTATTCGTCCTGCTATTAATGTCGGTATCTCTGTGTCACGCGTCGGTGGCAATGCACAAATCAAAGCCATGAAGAAAGTCGCCGGACGGTTGCGACTTGATCTCGCCCAATATCGCGAGCTTGAAGCGTTTGCCAAGTTCGGTTCCGATCTCGACAAAGCCACTATGCAACAACTCCGTCGGGGTTCACGTCTTGTCGAACTCCTGAAACAGGGACAATACGTGCCCATGGCCGTTGAGAAACAAGTTGTCTCCATTTACGCAGGAACGAACGGCTATCTCGACGAGATTCCTCTGGAACACGTTCAGCGCTACGAGAAGGAATTGCTGGAGGTGATGGAGTTGCGTCATGCCGATCTTCTTGCAGGGATTGCCGAAAAGAAGGATCTGACCGACGACATTGTCGCAAAATTGAAGGCTGTTCTTCAGGAGTTTACAAACTCGTTCAAAGTGAGTGTGAAGGTATAA